A section of the Primulina eburnea isolate SZY01 chromosome 1, ASM2296580v1, whole genome shotgun sequence genome encodes:
- the LOC140836265 gene encoding uncharacterized protein At5g39865-like, with the protein MWLRRTNSRVRIHNSPSSKFVCSSFKDIHSLLSDADGVCVGGGEDAPVSPIKPSICHRTRSVNALLRSLSLSPEAPNQQSRNGEIRIPDAEKIVVYFTSLRVVRRTFEDCKAVRSILRSFRVSIDERDLSMDSGFMNELQRILGQSEKSKLTLPRVFIGGRYVGGVEEVKHLHESGQLKSRVEGLPAADLDTCEVCGGYRFILCRVCSGSHKCYNIEKSGFRSCTMCNENGLIRCPSCSSAPL; encoded by the coding sequence ATGTGGCTTAGGAGGACGAATTCAAGGGTTCGGATCCATAACTCGCCGTCCTCCAAGTTTGTTTGCTCATCGTTCAAGGATATCCACAGCCTCCTCTCCGATGCTGACGGCGTCTGCGTCGGAGGTGGTGAAGATGCCCCTGTTTCACCTATAAAGCCTTCAATTTGCCACCGCACACGCAGTGTTAACGCTCTCCTACGGAGCTTGTCGTTGTCTCCCGAAGCTCCGAACCAGCAGTCGCGAAACGGAGAAATTCGAATTCCTGATGCGGAGAAGATAGTGGTGTACTTCACGAGCCTGCGTGTGGTCCGCCGGACGTTCGAGGACTGCAAGGCCGTCCGATCCATCCTCCGTTCCTTCCGCGTGTCGATCGACGAGCGGGATCTGTCGATGGACTCGGGGTTCATGAACGAGCTGCAGAGGATCTTGGGCCAGTCGGAGAAGTCCAAGTTGACGCTCCCAAGGGTCTTCATTGGCGGTAGATACGTTGGTGGGGTAGAGGAGGTTAAACATCTTCACGAGAGCGGCCAGCTCAAGAGTCGCGTTGAGGGGCTGCCGGCGGCGGATCTTGACACGTGCGAGGTTTGCGGTGGATACAGATTCATCCTCTGCCGAGTGTGCAGCGGTAGTCACAAGTGCTACAACATCGAGAAATCTGGCTTTCGGAGTTGTACCATGTGCAATGAGAATGGCCTCATTAGGTGCCCCTCTTGTTCCTCGGCACCCCTCTGA